From the genome of Dermacentor andersoni chromosome 3, qqDerAnde1_hic_scaffold, whole genome shotgun sequence:
agtgtttttgcattctgtcCTCATCGAAATGAGGCTGCCATGGCTAGACAATTGAACCCCCATGTTCATGCTCTGCAAGCTTATCAGTTTTATTCAGACAGGTTCGGTGTACCTTTCTATGCTTTGACACAATGAATCCCTCAGCGTAGCAATAACATTCATTATCACTTCAATGTGGGTATGAAGTAAATTTTCAAGTTCCTTTATAAATCAGAGGCACTCAATGTTCAAAAGCTGCAATGTGGGCTTTGAGGGTCAGGCTCCAAATCAATTTTGAACACCCGggattccttgaaaaaaaaaaaaaaaaaaagtggttttacatgcaaaaacaacgatctgattatgaggcccgccgtagtgggggactccagaaatttggaccaactggcgttctttaacgtgcacctaactctaagtacacaggcgttcttgcatttcgcccccatcaaaatgtggccgccatggccgggatttgatcccgcgacctcttgcttagcagcccaacaccataagccactaagcaactataGCGGCTAATGGGGCTCCTACATCTAGGTACATGAGTGGCTTTATGTTTAACTCTCCTCTTTAATGCAGCTGTCCTCGCTAGTACTTCGTGCTCAGCATCTGAATTCCCTATACACTGACTTGCATAGGCAGTTACGGCATGCTACTTATGGATGAAATTGAAATTAAAAGAAAGGTTCAACTTGGTAAAAACTGtaatttcaatttttttcgcgTTATAGTTGGTGAAGATCACCCTTGATCCACATGTTTTATCTTTATTAGCCGAGTTTGCTATTTTTATATTTAAActacgaaaataaagaaaaaggttgACAAGCTAGGTTGGTCGTTACAGGAAGGGTAGCATTCATCTACTAGATGGGCAAAATATGTGTATTTCTTGTGAACTGGACAGATTCAGTTTATAGAATAGGCAGTTATTCAAAACAAATGTAGTCAAACCTCATTTAACAAAGTTACATCTGATACAAAAACACCTTCGTTACACCAGTATTTTGTTATAGGCATATATCTGTTACATGCTGATATCGCTGATAAACATTTTAGATGTACTTTATTATATCCAATAAATCATAATATACATGTTCACTATGATGCGGTTAAACTGTATCAAACACTGTTTACCAGTTCAGGGCAATAATGTGTGGACCACAAGCAATTTTAGAAAGAGTCACTGTAGTAACTATGGTCTGAGTCAGCTACTTCCAAGTGCTGAATGTTCCAAGCAGCTTATGTTTGCTGAAGACATGTTGAACtagcaaaaatgaaaaagaattaAATTATTTTTCATCTCAGGAGAAAGTCGGCTGCAATGACTTACTGCTGGAATGGTTCCCGTGACATCAATAATGTGCCTTGCCAAGAACTCCTCAGGTTCAGGAGTATCTGCATGAAAACGTGGAAACTTACCGAGGCGAAAAGAAACAGTCCCTTCACAACACAAGCATCACAAACGCTCCGGAAACAGTTCAGACAGTGTCTTTCCAAAAAGGCTTTAGTGACCCTAATTTAAATGAAATAACATTGGACTTGCCTGTACCATTAACAGGAATATCAAAAAAGAAAATCCGGGACTACAACAAAGGCGACTATAACAAAATGAACGTAGAGCTCGAAGCATTCTTCAATATACTAGTTTTATTACCGCCTTTGTTCAATCAGTCTGCAATTGAAAACTGGGCACTTTTCAGGGACAAAATGTACTCGCTTATTAACCAATGTATCTCAATTATCAATGATAGCTCAAACCCTTGGTTCACCAAATCTTTTTGTAAACATAGAAACAGGAAAAGCTGTTTGTGCTGTAATGCGAGGTGCGCTGGTACGCCTTCTGCTTGGGAACACCAACAGTGCTTGACCAGTTACTGTTCTGCAATATGCATTGCCAAAGATAAATATTTCCATAACGATTTGCCTTCCCTTTTCCAAAGTAATTCAAAGAAATTCTGGTGCTTCACATCCCCTGACCAAGGTACTAACCAGTCATCATTTCTGGATGAAAACAACCTTCTTCTCTCAGATTCTGAGTGTTCTTCTACATTTAGTACATCTTTATCATCTGTATTCACTCAGGAAGATCATTCCTATGTGCCATATGTCCCTGAACACAACTACCAGTACAAGCAGTTCATTGAAATCAAAGTGGATGGTATCACATGGTAAATTAGGTAGCTTGAGGCACCTTCATCAGCCAGTATTGATGATATTAACACTTAGATGCGAAGAAATACCCTTTTCATATCCAGCACCATACCATACATCTTTCAACAGTCACTGTTATCTGGACAACTGCCAGACGACTGGAAAATTGCCAAATACCCATTTTTAAATCCAGAAATGAGAATCCACCTGAAAACTACCATCCAATATCCCTCACATGCATCTGCTGTAAACTTTTTGAGCATATAATCGCCTCCCATGTCTACAATCACATGGAAACTAAATATTTCCGTTTTCCAAACCAGCACAGATTCAGGAACGGTGTGTCATGCAAAACACAACTACTAGAATTCACTAGTGACCTTCATTTCAACATGAACAATGGCCTACAGACAGATTCCAtctttcttgattttgccaaagctttCAATGGTGTCATCCATTGCCACCttatttctaaattatctgcGCTTCAATTAGAATTCTTCACTTTATCATGGCTTCGGAATATCCTTTCTCTTCACAAGCAGTTCACGACAGCGAATAAGTCTTCCTCTCACTCTCGCTACGTCTATTCTGGCATTCCACAGGGCATCATTTTAGGCCGGCTTGTTTTCTTGATCTATATATAAATGACCTGCCAAAAAACATATCAAGTATTAGAATCTTTGATGATGACTACGTTATACAGCCCAATAAGCTGTCCTGATGACCACTTGATTGGGACCAGCTGATCCTTCAAGACGACCTTAACATTATCTCTAAATAGGCTAACACCTGGCTCACGACCCTAAATACTAACAAATGTAAAATTATTTATTTGGGACTTAAGCGTGACGTTTCTAGGTTTTCGTAACACATACAAGGAGACAAGCTGTCCCGGGCATCATCTTATAAATATCTCAGCATTTACCTTACAATAGGCCTCTCCTGGTTTGATCACACCACTACTGCCTGCAAAAGCCTCAAAAGTATTAAGGTATTTGTGCCGCAACCCCTGTCATTGTCTCTCTAATGTTCACAAATTATCCCATCTAACTTTCGTCCACCCACAACTTGAATATGCCTCGTCTGTTTGGTCCCCTCCCACTCATTATCAAATTAACATGCTTTAAGTAGTTCAGAACAAAGCCGCCCATTACATTTCAAGGAACTATGACAGGCATTCAAGCGTGACTCGGCTTAAGCTCAATCATTCCCTTCAACCATTTGCTATTCGCCGTCGAATGTTTTCCCCATGCCTGTTTCACAACTACGTCAACAGCAGCAAAATAGCCTTCGTTACAACTTGAACTTGAGCTTTTCACGTCATGCAGACtacataatcacctcagcttcaaGCGCATCTTTGGTAACACGAATGCTTTTAACACATCCGCGCTTCCACAAGCCATCTGCATGTTGAATGATCTTCCTGGTGATATCGCCTCTGATACTAACCTAAATACGTTTTGCCACAAGCTtgaggcacatttttttttttttttttgcaatagcacTGCAACATGGTTTCGTCATTTAAATTCttaatttgtttattttgtgatgTGTTGCATTTTCTTCTTCACTTGCACTCAAGTGCTCTTTTAGTACTTATTTCACAAATGTATtcattttttccccctttttttttctggtcacttCCATTGGAACCTTGTTTTGTATTTTGCAATTTACTTTGTTGTATTGTGTTTTGATGTTTCGTGTTCACTTGCTTAGTAACCTTGTTCTACCCACTTTACTCAATGCCCTTTGGGCCTGTGAGGTGatcttcaaataaataaataaataaataaataaataaataaataaataaataaatatcaacaACCTGAACAGGGTGTCAGTTATACTTGCCAAGGTGTCACAATCTATGTGGAAAGGTCTGTGATTCAAAAAACCACAGTTTACATTCTTGAAAGAAATGTTAAGCATAAAATGGGTATTCTGTGGAGTGGCCATTGATTTGTTGTTCAATTATCGGAGGCCCGCCTATGACAAAGACACATATCCATGGGCTTAATGGCTCAAGAATCAAACCATAGGTGAGCGCTGCAATCATGCAGACCTCAAGCGATGCCAAATGCGAGCACATTCTCTGTTAGGACATAAGCAGTGCATGTGATATGAAGCAGACATAATAGGTCCAGTGGTAGCAAGCGGCAAGTGACTGGGTCCCGCATCTGCGGTCTTGAACAGTGGCGCCACATATGGCTAGACTGAGCTAGTTCACTGCAAGGACTGCCTTAGGCCTCGACAGAGGAGCCCACCACTCCTTTCTCAATTACGTGTGCACACATGCTCTAATTACCACTGCCATGTGGATGTAGCAATACATAGTCAATAATTTGCGGGAATTTAGATCTCGAAACTGCACCGTCAGTGGGATATGATGGCTGTTGTAGTAGCGACGTTCAGATTAATTTTGTACTTGCTGGAGTATTCTACACCCATCAGAATAAAGCCACAGCGGCCGTGATGCAATCTCGCGAATTAGTGGTCTGCAGCAGAATGCCAGTTAATGAGCCACTATGGTTAAGTAGCACATCCTCAAATCCAAGTCATGGTTGCAGTGGAATTGTTTCATATATTGAATGCTCTGGCAAATGTAGTTCAATGTAGGTACAGAATGCttgcatattattttttttccttttttacgtTAAATAGCCAAGGGAATCAGCCAATAGAGACAATATTCTGAAACACCTCAGTTTAGATACCTCAACTGGCAGGCTCAGCTATGTAACACTTTTCACTAGTATGCTAGAAATGCAGCTTTTTCAGGCATTGATGTCCACATCTAATGAGAATCCTAATACTGCACACCTTGCACGGAATCGGTCCATGAATTGTTGGGTAGCTTTATGCCATCAAGAGAATTACAGCCCTCTGTCTTCAGACTCTTGGTGTCTGATGCACCTTCTGATGTACATGGAATTCCAGCAAAAGAAGCAGTATGGTTGCTTCTTCGTCCCTTGCGTTTTTTTGGAAAACTGAAATACAAAGGCGTAAACATGGCCAGtgatatacagtcaaaccccACTACAATGAATGCTACTTTAACGGAATTTCTGCTACAACGAAGTGTTTTCAATTCCCCAAGAGAGGTTCATAGGAGTTACTGCATAACATATTCTCGCCGCAGTGAACTCTTCCATGTGCCATTCTGCTTCAACGAAATTTTGTTGTGGAATAGTGCTGTGCTTTAGAATTTATTTACCATGTAGgaaacagaaacctgaaaacCCTGCACATCTCGGCCCATAAAAAGATGTCGACAAAGTTGAAATAATGGGTTGGCTCCACCATGAACTGCCAATCGCTGCATCAGTTTCATATTCTGCAATTCTGCAAGTGCATATTCTGCGGCAATCACTTTCGGCGAAACTATCGCCTCAGCCGTCAGATGCGTGTTGATTGACTGGTTGGGCACTACGTCACGCAAAGGCAATAGTATTGCCGAAAGTGACGGTCGCAGAATACGTTGCTAGAACACTGTACAAAGGTGTAGCCACTTTACTGGTAATTGCCCAAGTGCGGAGGCCGCCACTGTTCGATGGTGATAAGGATGGACCTCCTTTGCCGACAGCTGAAATGGGCGCATGTACTACAAAGGGCCTGTACCGCAGCAATTTGAATGCGTATGGGACCACGCGATAACGCACGCTCCTGCTTCGTTGGAATGGTCCTGCTGCCGTTGAGTGTATTCTTATACTGCTGCACCTGACCAGAAAATCTTCGTAAGCAGCCCGCCGACTATGGACAGCCACCGTCGCTGGCGTTGCTGGGAGACACCAGGCCTTGTGCTTAGTTTCATCAGCACTTTGATGTCCGGACAATTACGTCCTGTTTAAATGACAATATGGTTTCATTTATCGACGCCATTGATAGCGAAGAGCAAGCCAGATACAAATGGTCACTTAAGCGAAACCTTTCCCGTGTCTTGTCAATTTCGTTTTAGCGGGATTTGAGTGCATAGGTGCACATTAATGCTTTTCCCCACAAGCACTTTTGTTTTCATGGCCATGACAGTAGCGTCAAGAACACAGAATAAAGTTGGAGCTattttccagctgtgatatcAGCATGCTGGTTTGTTACATATTTGGAGTTAACATGATAGAAAAGTAATGCACCCCAGTTAGGCCAATATTTAATGTGCACAAAGCACTACTTAACAGAACACGCAgactgaaaaacaaaaagaaatctgCAAAAGTGTAATTTCTGGTTATTTCAATGTTTACACATTTATGTGCGAGACTGTCAGAACATTAAGTTGCAGCTGCAAAACAAATGAAGATCTTAAATTTCCTGCTAAATACTCAAGAGTTAGTGACCTGGTCTCATTTTAGGCAGATAATCACACTAACCACAGGCGGATCCAGAAGGGGAGGGGGAAGGAGGTTGCTTGTGAGACACGCCCGCTGACAGTAGTAAGCTTTCAGACCAAGAACCCTCCCCCATATTCTGTATGCTTTTATAAGGGCCCCCTCCTAGAGGCTGTCCTGGATTCTCCCCTGATACTAATGCTCTTCCTCTTCAATGAAATTTCACAGAGTGAGTCTAATGTCATCTGCAAAACACAAATAGGCCAAATAATTTGATACTTACATTTGTGCAATCACTGTAACATCAGAAGAGTTGCTATCGCTTACAGGAGGCATCAGTTCCATTGGGTTTGCTTTCCTGTTGTGTGACAAGGTGATAGCATTCATATGTTGCTTACTTAAGACAGAATGTAATACAAGAAAATATCAGAATGACACACAAGCCTTTCTGAAAGTACTTCAAAACTAGACAAGTCATTCTCCTTAGATACATTGAGTACTGAAATTCTCAAGCAATGGTTTCTTAAAGTGGGAACTGTGAGACATAGGTGGTTTATGAAGGCACTTTCTTTTGTTAAGTGGTGAGCAATGACACCAATAATGAACTGCTCACTCTTTATGCCTTAACTACCACATGTAGTATCATCATTTAACTACACACAACAGATGCTGCCAGAAGGATAATGAAACTGAAGCACATTCAAAACAAATTCTACCAAATGGGTCAGAAAATTTTAGAGCACCTGCCGTATAGAATAATATAGCATTTCTTGTGGACACAAAATGGCAGTCAAGGGAGATCAGCTAGGTGAAAAACTAGTCAAACAATATATACATAAACTACTTCAATCTGTTTCAAGCTTTGTTATACTGTTAATTGAAAAATATTTAGGAGGGAATTGCATCTATAAACCCAATAAATGTAGGTCACATTATTCATTATTGTTGTTGGTAAGAAATCAGGAGTATGGCGGAACTCTGTTGGGTAGGGATGAAACATGATGAAAgacgacaaattttgttgttGATAAGTACTTTTTCGATGAGAAAGCAGCAGTGGGAACTATCCAGCTGAGAAATATTTATCCACGAGCGATCCCTTTTAGGAAAGTGGCAGCTAcatgacaagaaaaaagaagcaagagCGCAAGTAAGGTGTGGTGAGAAATGGCTAGCCATGGTTTGGACCCGGGACTTCTCTACACTGGCACCCTGCAGATGGGGCCCTGGCTACGCTGAGAGTGCCCACTTCGCTCACCTCCAGCAGCCATGCTACCTGGACCTCACCTGGAGGCGTGTGATTGAGGAACACAGCAGGAATGGTAGCCACTCCTTCGAATAGCTGTAGTAGTGGATTCAGGACCAGAAAGGCAAGGGCAAGGTGGGCTGCTTTGATGCGAGAGATAGTGAGGAAGAATTGTACAACTATGTGCTGCTGCTAAACGTACATGCTGGTTGATCACCATGAATGGGCGCTGTGTCCCAGATGAATGCCGCTATGGATTGCACGGACATGCAACTGAGCGGTGGATTAATTGTTCATTTTGAAGTACCCGTACACTATTAATGAGCCTCAACTAAGTTCGTACTAAAGACAGGAAGCAACTGCACGCTCTCTGCAATTGAAGCACCGCTGCTGCACCTCGAGACAAATCACGCAAATGCTGCATCCTTGCTGGATGAGTCTGCTTGGATATGTTGCCCAGTGATCAATGGATGTGCCAATACATTCAGGGAGCTGGGCAGCTTGAGAGCCTGTGGGCATCTGGAAGACCTATGCCTGGCATGGGGGTGTTGCTCATCTCACCTTCCTGCATCTGGTCACGTGTACAAGGAAGCAAACCTCCAGCCAGTGAGGTGTGTTATCATATTTACTCTACTACGATACCACACCTCACCTGCGACCTCAATGAAGAGGGGGGAGCACTGTGGGAACTATATGTCTGAGAACTATCTATTCACGGATGATCCCTTCTAGGAAAGTGGCAGCGACTTTACAAGAAGCAAGCAATGCAAGCATGGAGCGGCCCAAAGGGCTAGTCGGGGTTTGGACTCTGTACTACTCTACGTGGCATATAACAAGCAGTCGAGGTCCCAATTGATAAAGGAGGGGAAAATACCCCTCTTCATGGCACTCTATAACAAGCAGTTTATTTTCTGACTTTTAGAATCTGGATTTGAATGGCAGCTCTGAAGGTGAACCATTGATATGGATGTGAAAAGAAAGGTAAGAAATGTAGCAACAGCATCTCACTGTTTACCTTTACAGTTGTTTACAAGCTCAAAAGAATATATATTGTGCACAACCTTTCGGGGACATTCAGGTTGACTCCTGGACATGTGATGGCGTCAGGTGCCAGTGGGTAATTTTTTCCTTCAACTCTTCGAATGACGCGGCAGAAACTTGTGAAGTTGTTCCTTTGATGCATGGTTGTGAATTCCACAGTGTATATGCATTCGGGATAGTGGTCTTGCAAGTTAATCTTGGGCAGCCCCTAAACACAATAATGATAGAATGAGAGTGAAAACATCTTGATTTAAATACAGACGCTAATATTCATACTAAACGTTCTTTATGCATTTCAAAAAGACTAATGAGTAATTCACAAGAGAGTAGCCCAAACAATTCACACAAAAACAAGTGATGATTACTTCATTATGTCAATTCAAACACGGTGGTTGCTATATTTTTTCTCAACATTCGCTAATGCTGAGAGTGACCGATGTCCTTGCTGCTTTTTGACTACACTGCTGTAACGGGACACTTGTGTTAATGTAATGAGGGCATTTTGACCACAATAAACTGCTATCGCTTCTGAACAAGGGAAATCATTAAACAGATCGGTCTGATAGGATGTTGCATGCAACCAATTTAAAAACGAAATTTTACACACCTGTTCCTTGGCTTTTTCAATGAGGCAAGAGAGATGCACGCTGTAAGGATACCACTTTCCGCTGTTCGTTCGCCATTCCCAGTTGACACCTTTCGCCGGGGCGCTGTCAAGAGGATATAGATTTCTTCGTACCGGGGAAGCAGCACCTGCAATTTCGTCGCGCACCGTCATACGACTGGCATCAGGCTAGAGCACGTGTAGCGAAAGTCACGGGCATGATCTGCGCTTACAGTGATCCTGTTCGTCGCCAAAGACTTGCTGCATTTTCACGACATCGACAAAGTGGGCTTTGACACCTCTGCACGAGATGTCAATCGGTACTTTCGTTTCATCCTTGCTTTCCGATTTGATCCTCGCCCGTTCAAGCTTTTCGCAGGCGTC
Proteins encoded in this window:
- the dx gene encoding E3 ubiquitin-protein ligase DTX4, whose amino-acid sequence is MATAVTLSVAVWEYVRFSGTWTAYPPDACEKLERARIKSESKDETKVPIDISCRGVKAHFVDVVKMQQVFGDEQDHCAASPVRRNLYPLDSAPAKGVNWEWRTNSGKWYPYSVHLSCLIEKAKEQGLPKINLQDHYPECIYTVEFTTMHQRNNFTSFCRVIRRVEGKNYPLAPDAITCPGVNLNVPERKANPMELMPPVSDSNSSDVTVIAQIFPKKRKGRRSNHTASFAGIPCTSEGASDTKSLKTEGCNSLDGIKLPNNSWTDSVQDTPEPEEFLARHIIDVTGTIPAEDCSICCEPLVASSSYNSCGRVVRLSHCSHYFHYACLAAMYKSNPKTSYLQCPVCKAIYGVKQGNQPPGIMNFQVLPFTLPGYEGCGTIQITYHIPSGVQGPEHPRPGMPYTARGFPRHGYLPNNDQGRRALKLLVDAWDRRLIFTIGQSTTSGEQDTVTWNEIHHKTECGSNHTGHGFPDPSYLDNLLAELRVHGVAD